A single region of the Anopheles funestus chromosome X, idAnoFuneDA-416_04, whole genome shotgun sequence genome encodes:
- the LOC125769073 gene encoding uncharacterized protein LOC125769073 codes for MVFLETAIVSIVDDYGKQHEARALLDSGSMANFVSEALDRKLLNTRTKVNVSVSGIGKAIQQVKGSITATVRSKIHHFDTQLEFLILDLPSADIPTTPIDVSSWEMRNVTLADPTYHIPGKIDIVIGGDAFWELHTGNKRSLGTGRPWLVETQFGWTVAGNSSQQTNTPRICHAAMNEKQLESIMTRFWENETILDDPVLSNEEDSCEKHYISTTTRNASGRYVVKLPFNPIPGIVLGASRESAKRRFLALERRLESNPLMKSAYSSFMEEYQRLGHMRKLSNPVDDTCPHYYLPHHAVLKEKSTSTKVRVVFDASCKTSSGISLNDTLLVGPIIQQDLFTIMLRFRSHAIAITADVEKMYRQILHDPLDKNFLRILYRDNPREAIDTFELQTVTYGTASALFLATRTLTRCLPRFFGHGFFPIGSRQPHSG; via the coding sequence ATGGTATTCTTGGAAACCGCAATAGTCAGCATTGTGGACGATTACGGAAAGCAGCACGAGGCAAGAGCGCTGCTTGATTCAGGCTCGATGGCCAACTTTGTCTCGGAGGCATTGGATAGGAAACTTCTAAACACTCGTACCAAGGTGAATGTTTCCGTTTCGGGCATCGGGAAAGCTATACAACAGGTAAAGGGATCGATAACGGCAACCGTTCGATCCAAAATTCATCACTTCGACACGCAATTGGAATTCCTCATCTTGGACTTACCTTCAGCGGACATACCAACGACACCAATCGACGTGTCATCTTGGGAGATGAGAAATGTGACATTAGCAGATCCTACCTATCACATCCCTGGCAAGATTGACATCGTCATAGGTGGTGACGCTTTCTGGGAGCTGCATACTGGAAATAAACGATCACTGGGCACTGGTAGGCCATGGTTAGTGGAGACACAATTCGGGTGGACTGTAGCAGGGAATTCGTCGCAGCAAACAAATACACCTCGGATATGTCATGCTGCTATGAATGAGAAACAATTGGAATCAATTATGACGCGCTTTTGGGAAAACGAGACCATACTGGATGATCCTGTTCTATCAAATGAAGAAGACAGCTGTGAGAAGCATTACATCTCAACTACAACGCGTAATGCATCGGGGAGGTACGTTGTTAAGTTACCGTTTAATCCTATTCCGGGTATCGTTTTAGGAGCCTCAAGAGAAAGTGCAAAACGCAGATTCCTTGCATTGGAACGACGGTTGGAGAGCAACCCGCTGATGAAATCTGCTTATTCATCATTTATGGAGGAATACCAACGATTGGGACATATGCGAAAGCTGTCGAATCCAGTTGACGATACATGTCCTCATTACTATCTTCCTCACCATGCGGTGCTAAAGGAGAAGAGTACCAGCACGAAGGTTCGAGTGGTGTTCGACGCATCATGCAAAACCTCTTCCGGTATCTCGTTGAACGACACTCTTCTTGTTGGTCCCATCATCCAACAAGATCTGTTCACCATCATGCTTCGGTTCCGATCTCACGCAATCGCTATCACCGCAGACGTCGAAAAAATGTACCGGCAGATCCTTCACGACCCCCTGGATAAAAACTTTTTACGCATTTTGTATCGAGATAACCCACGTGAAGCAATTGACACTTTTGAGCTTCAGACGGTTACGTATGGCACTGCTTCGGCTTTGTTCCTAGCGACTAGAACATTAACACGTTGTCTGCCACGTTTTTTCGGCCACGGGTTTTTTCCGATCGGGTCGCGTCAGCCACATAGTGGCTGA